One window of Methanogenium organophilum genomic DNA carries:
- the moaC gene encoding cyclic pyranopterin monophosphate synthase MoaC, whose translation MPEFSHINNDRAYMVDVTDKDDVHRLARAEGRIHLRPETLDAIRTGDVIKGNVLATARIAAIQAVKQTSSLIPMCHPLPVGGVDVDFHDGDGYITAEVAVRTYGRTGVEMEALTGVSVALLTIWDMVKSAEKDEDGQYPETSIEGICVTEKRKS comes from the coding sequence ATGCCTGAATTTTCACATATCAATAATGACCGTGCCTATATGGTGGACGTCACTGACAAGGATGATGTGCACCGTCTCGCACGTGCAGAGGGCAGGATACACCTCCGTCCCGAGACACTTGATGCCATCCGGACGGGAGATGTAATCAAGGGGAATGTGCTTGCGACCGCACGGATTGCGGCTATACAGGCTGTAAAACAGACCTCGTCACTGATTCCAATGTGTCATCCCCTACCGGTCGGTGGGGTTGATGTGGATTTCCATGATGGTGATGGATACATTACAGCAGAGGTTGCAGTGCGGACATATGGTCGGACAGGGGTAGAGATGGAGGCCCTTACCGGTGTCAGTGTGGCACTTCTGACCATCTGGGACATGGTCAAATCAGCAGAAAAAGATGAGGACGGGCAGTATCCTGAGACCTCTATAGAAGGTATCTGTGTCACTGAGAAGCGAAAATCCTGA
- a CDS encoding KEOPS complex subunit Pcc1, whose translation MYAAALPEMEDLGRSCASLHREPDGRLLLSVEGEDISALRAAVNSYLRIIMIAEEMQEVLK comes from the coding sequence GTGTATGCAGCTGCACTTCCGGAGATGGAGGATCTGGGGCGTTCGTGCGCTTCGCTCCATCGCGAACCGGATGGGAGGCTCCTTCTCTCTGTGGAAGGTGAGGATATATCCGCACTCAGGGCCGCAGTGAATTCATATCTTCGGATAATTATGATTGCAGAAGAGATGCAGGAAGTATTGAAATGA
- a CDS encoding ribosome assembly factor SBDS, whose protein sequence is MIPLDQAVVARLESHGERFEILVDPEMAADIRHGEDIPIEDAVAALYVFENASKAEKAPEEMLKKVFDTVQFESVAERIIKKGEIHLTAEQRKRMIEDKRKQVVTFISRNAINPQTKLPHPPQRIEMAMEEAKVNIDPFKHVDEQVKDVVKALRPLIPIKFAEMKFAVKIPADYAPKAYGELHSATTIEKDQWQNDGSWICVVRIPAGIQEEFYSLINRLTKGDGEVKILDQD, encoded by the coding sequence ATGATTCCGCTTGATCAGGCAGTTGTCGCACGGCTTGAGAGCCATGGGGAACGGTTTGAAATTCTTGTAGATCCTGAAATGGCAGCTGATATCCGGCATGGTGAGGATATTCCGATAGAGGATGCGGTGGCAGCACTGTATGTCTTTGAAAATGCGTCAAAAGCTGAAAAGGCACCTGAAGAGATGCTCAAAAAGGTCTTTGACACGGTTCAGTTTGAGTCGGTTGCCGAGCGGATTATCAAGAAGGGAGAAATTCACCTGACCGCTGAACAGCGGAAACGGATGATTGAGGATAAGCGGAAACAGGTTGTGACATTCATCTCCCGGAATGCCATCAACCCTCAGACAAAACTTCCCCACCCTCCTCAGCGTATTGAGATGGCAATGGAGGAGGCGAAGGTCAATATTGACCCGTTCAAACATGTTGATGAGCAGGTCAAGGATGTCGTAAAGGCATTGCGGCCATTGATACCGATCAAGTTTGCTGAGATGAAGTTTGCAGTGAAAATTCCTGCTGATTATGCGCCAAAGGCGTATGGTGAACTTCATTCGGCAACAACGATTGAGAAGGACCAATGGCAGAATGATGGATCATGGATCTGTGTTGTCCGCATCCCTGCGGGCATCCAGGAGGAATTCTATTCTCTCATCAATCGTCTCACCAAAGGGGACGGTGAAGTGAAGATTCTTGATCAGGATTAA
- a CDS encoding prefoldin subunit beta, with protein sequence MNAVPPKVQNQIAMIQQVQQQLGTIVQQKAQFEMMAKEARKAETELEGLSDDSDVYVTIGSVMMKQDREKVTTDLAEKIETFELRIKSLERQEKALTTKFEQLQSQIKGALEGAGAPSVN encoded by the coding sequence ATGAATGCAGTTCCACCAAAAGTTCAGAATCAGATTGCAATGATCCAGCAGGTCCAGCAGCAGCTTGGAACCATTGTTCAGCAGAAAGCACAGTTTGAGATGATGGCAAAAGAGGCCCGGAAGGCAGAAACAGAGCTGGAAGGTCTTTCTGATGATTCAGATGTGTATGTCACCATCGGGTCTGTAATGATGAAGCAGGATCGTGAAAAGGTCACCACAGATCTGGCAGAGAAAATTGAGACATTTGAACTCAGAATAAAATCCCTTGAGCGGCAGGAAAAAGCTCTCACCACAAAGTTTGAGCAGCTGCAGAGTCAGATAAAGGGTGCGCTTGAGGGTGCCGGGGCACCCTCTGTAAACTGA
- a CDS encoding ATP-grasp domain-containing protein, translating to MLALLAEYTVFHNPALAPEGNAMLSVLKESFIRSGYDVITPESGDFEAELRRLAPLADVGLVIAPDHLLGKYSKILEDNCHSIGCGSLNCAICSNKPHAGAILTAQGIAVPKEKNEGVRVIKEKQGAGALNMRIADEEPGPGEFGQEFIEGEHMSVSLVISRYVGNACSFYSGRPPLVLSLNRQYLRIGDGMVAFEGGEVGVDHPRRDEIIATAIKAATVLGCQGYAGVDVIVGDDIYVVDVNPRPTSSIIGLSAVMDEEIAEILVRASKGDIPESVHLMGTARYDKDGMVTVL from the coding sequence ATGCTGGCTCTTCTTGCAGAATATACGGTATTTCATAATCCTGCACTTGCACCGGAAGGAAATGCAATGCTCTCTGTCTTAAAAGAGAGTTTCATCCGGTCAGGATATGATGTGATAACTCCGGAGTCCGGGGATTTTGAAGCAGAACTCAGGCGCCTTGCTCCCCTCGCGGATGTGGGGCTTGTTATTGCGCCGGATCATCTGCTTGGAAAATATTCTAAGATATTGGAAGACAACTGCCACAGTATTGGGTGTGGAAGTCTCAATTGTGCTATCTGTTCAAATAAACCGCATGCCGGGGCAATTCTCACCGCACAGGGAATCGCTGTGCCGAAAGAGAAGAACGAAGGTGTTCGGGTAATTAAGGAAAAACAGGGGGCGGGTGCTCTGAATATGCGTATTGCAGATGAAGAGCCCGGACCCGGTGAATTTGGTCAGGAGTTCATCGAAGGTGAGCACATGAGTGTGAGCCTCGTGATCAGCCGGTATGTTGGAAATGCCTGTTCATTCTACAGCGGGCGCCCACCTCTGGTACTTTCTCTGAACCGCCAGTATCTGCGTATTGGTGATGGTATGGTGGCGTTCGAGGGCGGTGAAGTTGGTGTGGACCATCCCCGCAGAGATGAAATTATTGCAACCGCGATTAAAGCGGCTACGGTACTTGGCTGCCAGGGATATGCGGGTGTTGATGTCATTGTCGGCGATGATATCTATGTCGTGGATGTGAATCCGCGGCCCACCTCAAGTATAATTGGGCTTTCTGCAGTGATGGATGAGGAAATTGCAGAGATACTGGTTCGTGCATCAAAAGGGGATATTCCTGAATCCGTTCATCTGATGGGGACGGCGCGTTACGATAAGGACGGGATGGTGACGGTGCTGTGA
- the psmA gene encoding archaeal proteasome endopeptidase complex subunit alpha codes for MQPMQAQMGYDRAITVFSPDGRLYQVEYAREAVKRGTTAVGIKCKDGVVLIVDKRVSSRLLEQTSIEKIFKIDGHIAVASSGLVGDARALVDRARVECQINRVSYNEAIDIETLSKKLCDHMQTYTQFGGARPYGTALLIAGVSDGVPRLFETDPSGTLLEYKATGIGTGRPAVMKVFDEKYSDEMGCADAINLGLAALYAATEGKFDVDNVEIGIIPLETGMFRKMSKAEVSEYTTTFEPEKGAEE; via the coding sequence ATGCAGCCAATGCAGGCACAAATGGGATATGACAGGGCAATTACCGTATTCAGCCCTGATGGCAGACTGTACCAGGTAGAGTATGCCCGTGAAGCAGTAAAGAGGGGGACAACCGCAGTCGGCATTAAATGCAAAGACGGGGTTGTTCTCATTGTGGATAAGCGGGTCAGTTCCCGCCTTCTTGAACAGACATCAATTGAAAAGATATTCAAGATTGATGGTCACATTGCCGTAGCTTCTTCCGGTCTTGTTGGAGACGCCCGGGCACTTGTTGACCGGGCCAGGGTTGAATGTCAGATTAATCGTGTTTCTTATAATGAGGCAATCGATATTGAGACGCTCTCAAAGAAACTCTGTGATCACATGCAGACATATACGCAGTTCGGCGGCGCCCGTCCGTATGGTACTGCACTTCTCATCGCTGGTGTGAGTGACGGTGTTCCGCGTCTCTTTGAGACGGATCCGTCCGGCACACTGCTTGAGTATAAGGCAACAGGGATTGGTACTGGCCGTCCTGCAGTTATGAAGGTCTTTGATGAGAAATACTCGGATGAGATGGGCTGTGCTGATGCAATTAATCTTGGACTTGCGGCGCTCTATGCAGCAACGGAGGGTAAATTCGATGTGGACAATGTTGAGATTGGCATCATACCTCTTGAAACCGGTATGTTCAGGAAGATGAGTAAGGCAGAAGTCAGTGAATATACTACCACCTTTGAACCGGAAAAGGGTGCGGAAGAGTAG
- a CDS encoding NAD(P)H-hydrate dehydratase, which yields MIAGKNCVEFREFLEKGVISPERMRAVDTNAQGLGVSAVQLMECAGKGLADYVRGMSPGHVVLLCGKGNNGGDGFVAARHLCRDCMVTVIVLSRDIRSGEALRNFHVLSHCGVDVIIAETPDAVCACRDRITSADVVIDAMLGTGIAGGLREPYATCARVVCESCVPVVAADVPTPGLPAAVVCSFHRAKEGEPVVIDIGIPDEAECFTGPGDLLLLRKKGKHSHKGVGGEVLVIGGGPYQGAPYLAGMAAIRAGADIVRVATPNLLPCPDLIVERTCGQVIGEDDVDRLAALAQRADVTVCGCGLGTESHGVISKIAGDMGRAVFDADALSLPLPVADNTIYTPHAGEFFRMTGCRLPEDPVGRGRMVRDHGPAGVTLAKGPVDVISDNARVRFNRAGTPHMTVGGTGDVLAGIVGALFCHLPAFEAAAVGAYVNGSAGESLQGLGDGLAATDLLKEIPMVLSGIHGGA from the coding sequence ATGATTGCCGGGAAGAATTGTGTGGAGTTTCGTGAATTTCTGGAGAAGGGTGTCATCAGCCCGGAGAGGATGCGTGCAGTTGACACTAATGCACAGGGGTTGGGAGTCTCTGCGGTTCAGCTGATGGAGTGCGCGGGGAAAGGCCTCGCAGACTATGTGAGGGGCATGTCTCCCGGACATGTGGTGTTGCTCTGTGGGAAGGGGAACAACGGAGGTGATGGGTTTGTCGCGGCGCGCCATCTCTGTCGGGACTGTATGGTAACAGTGATCGTTCTCTCACGGGACATACGCTCAGGAGAAGCGCTCCGAAATTTCCATGTGCTCTCTCACTGTGGTGTGGATGTTATCATTGCTGAAACGCCGGACGCTGTTTGTGCATGCAGGGACCGGATCACTTCTGCGGATGTCGTAATCGATGCCATGCTGGGAACCGGTATCGCCGGCGGACTCAGGGAGCCATACGCCACCTGTGCCAGGGTCGTGTGCGAATCCTGCGTACCGGTCGTGGCCGCAGATGTGCCGACTCCCGGCCTTCCTGCTGCTGTTGTCTGTTCATTTCACCGGGCAAAGGAAGGAGAACCTGTGGTCATCGACATTGGCATCCCCGATGAGGCCGAGTGTTTCACGGGACCCGGTGATCTGCTGCTCCTGCGGAAAAAAGGGAAGCATAGTCACAAGGGTGTTGGAGGCGAGGTGCTGGTTATCGGCGGTGGGCCATATCAGGGTGCGCCCTATCTTGCCGGGATGGCAGCCATCCGCGCCGGGGCGGATATTGTCCGGGTTGCAACCCCTAATTTGCTGCCCTGTCCCGACCTGATTGTAGAGCGGACGTGTGGGCAGGTGATCGGTGAGGATGATGTGGACCGGCTTGCAGCGCTTGCGCAGCGTGCAGATGTTACCGTCTGCGGGTGTGGCCTTGGAACTGAAAGTCATGGCGTCATCTCAAAAATTGCCGGGGATATGGGGAGGGCGGTCTTTGATGCGGATGCCCTTAGCCTCCCCCTGCCTGTTGCAGACAATACCATCTACACACCTCATGCGGGTGAATTTTTCCGGATGACCGGGTGCCGCCTTCCGGAGGATCCTGTGGGGCGGGGCCGAATGGTGCGTGACCATGGGCCTGCCGGGGTTACTCTGGCGAAAGGCCCGGTTGATGTAATCTCTGACAACGCCCGTGTACGTTTCAACCGCGCCGGTACGCCGCATATGACTGTTGGGGGCACCGGTGATGTCCTTGCAGGTATTGTGGGGGCATTGTTCTGTCATCTCCCGGCATTTGAAGCGGCAGCGGTGGGTGCTTATGTGAATGGTTCTGCGGGTGAATCATTGCAGGGTCTGGGTGACGGCCTTGCAGCCACGGACCTTCTTAAAGAGATTCCCATGGTTCTTTCCGGCATCCATGGGGGGGCGTAG
- a CDS encoding 2-isopropylmalate synthase: MRQVAFFGDSKRIQNRVTVFDTTLRDGEQTPGVSFTRDEKITIAHQLSDIGVHTIEAGFPASSADEKAFVREIVSEGLESRICGLARARKADVEACASCGVDTIHVFIPTSEVQRVHTIRKTHEEVIDITQSIVRFARDHADHVMFSAMDATRTGLKELTEVYNAAVDAGATILNVPDTVGVASPTSMKALISNLADSVACPLDVHCHNDFGMAVANTISAVEGGASQVQVTVNGIGERAGNADIAQTVMALECIYGVKTGINTEKLVETSRMVSRISEISIGLTQPVVGDNAFAHESGIHSQGVLAETSTFEPGIMTPEMVGHRRRLKLGKHVGRHAVARMLSDAHIIAKETELDEIVAKVKEISNRGRKVTENDLYEIAETIIGEAGIEKTIFLDDITIINGNHVLATATVKAHVDGEEAICCRIGNGPVDAAMKAVVGIVPEELTLKEFSVSAISGGSDAIGHVSIAVEDAKGRVYDAGASSDDIVLASTEAMVNALNLIYRLKKEE, translated from the coding sequence ATGCGGCAGGTCGCTTTCTTCGGCGATTCGAAGCGTATTCAGAATAGAGTAACCGTTTTTGATACCACCCTCAGGGATGGTGAACAGACACCAGGCGTGTCATTTACCCGTGATGAAAAAATAACCATTGCACATCAGCTTTCAGACATAGGAGTCCATACCATTGAAGCCGGATTCCCTGCATCGTCTGCCGATGAGAAAGCTTTTGTACGGGAGATTGTATCAGAAGGGCTGGAAAGCAGGATTTGCGGCCTCGCACGCGCACGAAAGGCGGATGTGGAGGCATGCGCCAGCTGCGGTGTCGACACCATACATGTATTCATTCCAACATCAGAAGTGCAGCGCGTGCATACCATACGAAAAACCCACGAGGAAGTCATTGACATCACACAGTCAATTGTTCGCTTTGCACGCGACCATGCAGACCATGTGATGTTTTCTGCGATGGATGCGACACGCACCGGGTTAAAGGAACTTACCGAAGTATACAATGCAGCAGTGGATGCCGGGGCAACGATTCTCAATGTACCCGACACCGTTGGAGTGGCATCTCCCACATCCATGAAAGCACTGATCTCAAACCTTGCAGATTCTGTCGCCTGCCCGCTGGATGTGCACTGCCATAACGACTTCGGGATGGCAGTTGCAAACACCATCTCTGCTGTTGAAGGCGGAGCCTCACAAGTACAGGTGACCGTTAACGGAATTGGTGAGCGGGCTGGCAATGCCGACATCGCACAGACAGTAATGGCACTGGAGTGCATATACGGAGTCAAAACAGGAATTAACACCGAAAAACTTGTTGAGACCTCGCGGATGGTTTCACGCATCTCAGAGATCTCCATAGGGCTCACACAGCCGGTCGTAGGAGACAATGCATTTGCCCATGAAAGCGGAATCCACTCACAGGGAGTGCTCGCAGAAACCAGTACCTTTGAACCCGGCATTATGACACCAGAGATGGTCGGCCACCGCAGACGACTGAAACTGGGCAAACATGTCGGCCGTCATGCCGTCGCACGGATGCTCTCTGACGCACACATCATTGCAAAAGAGACTGAACTGGACGAGATCGTTGCGAAGGTCAAAGAGATTTCAAACCGCGGCAGAAAAGTTACAGAAAACGACCTCTACGAAATTGCAGAAACAATCATTGGCGAAGCAGGTATCGAAAAGACGATCTTCCTTGATGACATCACCATAATCAATGGAAACCACGTTCTGGCAACTGCGACAGTAAAAGCACACGTAGACGGCGAAGAAGCCATTTGCTGCAGAATCGGAAACGGACCTGTCGATGCTGCAATGAAAGCAGTTGTCGGCATCGTTCCCGAAGAACTGACGTTAAAGGAGTTTTCAGTATCCGCCATATCAGGAGGGAGTGATGCTATCGGCCACGTATCAATTGCCGTCGAGGACGCAAAAGGCAGAGTCTATGATGCAGGAGCCTCATCGGACGATATTGTTCTGGCATCCACAGAGGCGATGGTTAATGCACTGAACCTGATATACAGGCTGAAAAAAGAAGAATAA
- a CDS encoding RNase P subunit p30 family protein: protein MMKTADACIYPYPAGDTSLRRFASELELRGFTGAVAVGLPAGCTVGNVRFLSGAEITANTVKSCRDALRNAREVDIVMVHAGDAAFNRAVLGNIQFHILRGIYHADKRAFDHVSARMAADRGVAVDIDLSRIISESGNRRQRALERYRDIGRFSRKYGFMLTLSSGGRSITGVRSVRAFSLLGELAGLEKEQVRRALATPEALLSPQRSVEVIE, encoded by the coding sequence ATGATGAAGACTGCTGATGCATGTATCTATCCATATCCGGCAGGGGATACTTCTCTCCGGAGGTTTGCAAGTGAACTTGAGCTGCGGGGTTTTACCGGGGCAGTTGCGGTTGGACTCCCTGCGGGGTGTACCGTTGGAAACGTCCGGTTTCTTTCGGGAGCAGAAATTACTGCGAATACCGTCAAATCATGCCGGGACGCACTCCGGAATGCACGTGAGGTAGATATTGTGATGGTTCATGCGGGAGATGCTGCTTTTAACCGAGCTGTTCTCGGGAACATTCAGTTCCATATTCTCCGGGGTATCTATCATGCTGACAAGCGTGCATTTGATCATGTCAGTGCCCGAATGGCAGCGGACCGTGGTGTTGCGGTGGATATTGATTTGTCTCGCATCATCTCGGAATCAGGGAACAGACGACAACGAGCACTGGAACGATACCGGGATATTGGGCGTTTCTCCCGAAAATATGGATTTATGCTGACGCTTTCGTCCGGTGGTCGTTCTATTACCGGTGTAAGGTCTGTACGGGCCTTCTCTCTCCTGGGGGAACTGGCGGGGCTTGAGAAAGAGCAGGTTCGTCGTGCTCTTGCTACTCCGGAAGCACTTCTCTCCCCGCAGCGGTCTGTGGAGGTAATCGAATGA
- a CDS encoding Rpp14/Pop5 family protein: MKPLPPTQRPNWRYIAAEMVPQWCNVSARDMHYAIVGCEASLFGDSAAATMRTSVISCGDGVVVLRCIRGTETDVEAVLATVTDVGNISVALHPFATSGTLHALRKKIRPCSRPSEEGNCKIGENTYRILGISGQKVDLVQQGIKQTTALYFNKEDLEDF; the protein is encoded by the coding sequence ATGAAACCACTTCCCCCGACACAGCGACCAAACTGGCGTTATATCGCTGCCGAGATGGTGCCACAGTGGTGCAATGTTTCGGCACGGGATATGCATTATGCTATTGTGGGCTGTGAGGCATCCCTCTTTGGAGACAGTGCTGCCGCAACGATGCGCACCAGTGTGATTTCCTGTGGTGATGGTGTGGTTGTCCTGCGCTGTATCCGTGGAACCGAGACGGATGTGGAGGCTGTTCTTGCAACTGTTACGGATGTGGGAAATATTTCAGTGGCTCTCCACCCGTTCGCCACCTCCGGGACGCTCCATGCACTGAGGAAAAAGATCCGGCCCTGTTCTCGTCCATCTGAAGAGGGGAATTGTAAAATCGGCGAAAATACCTATCGGATTCTGGGGATTTCAGGTCAAAAGGTTGATTTAGTTCAACAGGGTATTAAACAAACAACAGCACTGTACTTTAATAAAGAGGATTTGGAGGATTTCTGA
- the surE gene encoding 5'/3'-nucleotidase SurE → MRPKILLTNDDGVTSEGLWAAYDALASFADVTVVAPSSQQSAVGRSISIFEPIRVTKIPIHNTEAYSVGGKPTDSVIIGIYSLNLNPDLVVSGINIGENLSYESIMTSGTVGAALEASNQGVPSIAFSLEVEDQGKKFDDPRYSEQNFGAAKTAIIDICQKLLKNGFPQDTDVVNVNIPSEVTGGYEITHLAEKLFFTGVEERIDPRGRPYYWINGPLCSDAEVGTDVHAIHEGRISITPITLDSTAYPGKNGLENLFYEDIS, encoded by the coding sequence ATGAGACCAAAAATACTCCTCACAAACGATGACGGCGTCACGTCTGAAGGGCTGTGGGCAGCCTATGATGCACTCGCTTCTTTTGCAGATGTAACCGTTGTCGCCCCATCAAGCCAGCAGAGTGCCGTTGGCCGTTCCATATCAATTTTTGAACCCATACGGGTCACAAAAATTCCCATACACAACACTGAGGCATATTCGGTGGGTGGAAAACCAACTGATTCAGTGATCATTGGCATCTACTCACTGAATCTGAACCCTGACCTTGTGGTAAGCGGCATCAATATCGGAGAAAATCTTTCCTACGAGTCCATTATGACATCAGGGACTGTCGGGGCGGCACTGGAGGCATCTAACCAGGGAGTCCCATCCATCGCCTTCTCACTCGAAGTCGAGGACCAGGGTAAGAAATTTGACGACCCACGGTATTCTGAACAGAATTTTGGCGCGGCAAAAACAGCCATCATAGATATCTGTCAAAAACTCCTGAAAAACGGATTTCCCCAGGACACCGATGTTGTCAACGTAAATATCCCGTCTGAGGTGACCGGCGGTTATGAGATCACTCATCTGGCAGAGAAACTCTTCTTCACGGGTGTTGAAGAACGCATTGACCCACGGGGAAGACCATATTACTGGATCAACGGTCCGCTCTGTTCGGACGCAGAGGTAGGGACAGATGTGCATGCCATCCATGAAGGACGCATTTCAATCACCCCTATAACCCTAGACTCAACCGCATATCCAGGCAAAAATGGCCTTGAAAACCTATTTTATGAGGATATATCCTGA
- a CDS encoding 50S ribosomal protein L37ae: MAKKRNQRAKGRITGSAGRFGPRYGRFIRKRVNEVEKVSRAKHVCPRCDTQAVARKGTGIWECRKCGFKFAGGAYVPQTPNLKVALRTIERSLIKE; the protein is encoded by the coding sequence ATGGCTAAAAAGAGAAACCAGAGAGCAAAAGGTCGTATTACAGGAAGTGCAGGCAGATTTGGGCCACGCTATGGCAGATTTATCCGAAAGCGTGTCAACGAGGTAGAGAAAGTTTCGCGCGCGAAACATGTCTGTCCACGCTGTGATACACAGGCAGTTGCCCGCAAGGGGACTGGGATATGGGAATGCCGTAAGTGTGGTTTCAAGTTTGCCGGTGGTGCATATGTGCCGCAGACACCGAATCTGAAAGTTGCACTTCGTACGATTGAACGTTCACTGATCAAGGAGTAG
- a CDS encoding DNA-directed RNA polymerase subunit P → MSGYKCARCKQRVEIDVNVRCPYCGHRILFKERGAGIKSLKAR, encoded by the coding sequence ATGTCTGGATACAAGTGTGCCCGGTGCAAACAGAGGGTTGAAATAGACGTCAATGTCCGTTGTCCTTACTGTGGTCACCGTATTCTCTTTAAAGAGCGCGGGGCAGGGATAAAATCCCTCAAGGCCCGATGA
- a CDS encoding HEAT repeat domain-containing protein has product MIVIMVPINPVEDLIEDLLSEDDSLRNSAESRIKDFPVEDVIPEISLLLRSPQKNIRNRGMELFCCVGSDAVKYLAVLITDEEWTVRYRAAEALGVIGDDAASVLLIPALKDRKDHVRYMAAKGLGNLFHAKAADAVAPLLEDENEFVRASAARALGQMCLAAYVPLIEAALKREEYEKTRIVMEEALARLNGQYGGI; this is encoded by the coding sequence ATGATAGTTATCATGGTGCCGATAAATCCGGTTGAAGATCTCATTGAAGATCTGCTTTCTGAAGATGATAGTCTGAGGAATTCGGCTGAATCCAGGATTAAGGATTTTCCTGTTGAAGATGTGATCCCTGAAATTTCTCTCCTTCTACGCTCACCCCAGAAAAATATCCGAAATCGGGGAATGGAACTTTTCTGCTGCGTTGGCAGTGATGCTGTGAAGTATCTTGCAGTGCTTATCACGGATGAAGAATGGACGGTACGCTACCGTGCTGCAGAAGCATTGGGTGTTATTGGGGACGATGCGGCATCTGTTCTTCTTATCCCTGCTCTGAAGGATCGAAAAGACCATGTGAGATACATGGCAGCAAAAGGGCTGGGTAATTTATTTCATGCTAAGGCTGCCGATGCAGTTGCTCCCCTTCTGGAAGACGAGAATGAGTTTGTTCGTGCGTCAGCTGCCCGTGCACTTGGGCAGATGTGTCTTGCGGCGTATGTGCCTCTGATTGAAGCCGCCCTGAAACGGGAAGAATATGAAAAAACCAGAATTGTAATGGAAGAGGCACTGGCCCGTCTGAACGGTCAATATGGGGGCATATGA
- a CDS encoding Brix domain-containing protein, which produces MTLVTTSRKPAPELRTLGKDLAFALGGKYTPRGKAGVDEVLSWGDVVMIVSRRGRKTLVETYVSGDPVSEMLLSGFTVSRRDVPLVRGLRTGSERVYREMAECLDITLTDIGVNEIMFHGTQGKGYVLKIAQIPQETQSGVSHPDRLS; this is translated from the coding sequence ATGACGCTTGTTACAACGTCGCGGAAACCAGCTCCTGAACTGCGGACTCTGGGAAAGGATCTTGCGTTTGCCCTTGGGGGAAAATACACCCCTCGGGGCAAGGCAGGGGTCGATGAGGTTTTATCCTGGGGAGATGTCGTTATGATCGTCTCCCGAAGGGGGAGAAAAACTCTCGTTGAGACATATGTCTCCGGTGATCCGGTATCCGAGATGCTACTCTCCGGATTTACGGTTTCCCGCCGTGATGTTCCCCTTGTGAGGGGACTTCGTACCGGTAGTGAGCGTGTGTATCGTGAAATGGCTGAATGCCTTGATATTACTCTCACTGATATCGGTGTGAATGAGATTATGTTCCACGGAACGCAGGGGAAAGGCTATGTCCTCAAAATTGCACAGATCCCACAGGAAACACAAAGCGGTGTTTCGCATCCGGACAGATTGTCCTGA
- a CDS encoding 50S ribosomal protein L15e: protein MTKSMYSYVREAWKKPDETEVKQLLWNRMQIWRREGSVVRIERPTRIDRARTLGYRAKQGIIVARVSVRRGGRRKARYIRGRRTNRMGMRRATMGKSIQRIAEERAARRFRNMEVLNSYWVGEDGRQKWYEVILVDGHHPAIINDPHLGWMADSVHRGRAERGLTSAGVKGRGMRRRGKGTEHTRPSIRSNENKGK, encoded by the coding sequence ATGACAAAATCAATGTATTCCTATGTCCGTGAGGCATGGAAAAAACCTGACGAAACAGAAGTCAAGCAGCTTCTGTGGAACAGAATGCAGATCTGGAGACGGGAAGGCAGTGTTGTGCGTATCGAACGCCCAACCCGTATCGACCGTGCACGCACCCTTGGATACCGTGCAAAGCAGGGTATCATTGTGGCACGTGTTTCTGTACGCCGTGGTGGCCGAAGGAAAGCTCGCTATATCCGTGGACGCCGAACAAACCGCATGGGCATGCGCCGGGCAACCATGGGGAAGAGCATCCAGCGTATTGCTGAAGAGCGTGCTGCCCGCAGGTTCCGCAACATGGAAGTGCTGAACTCCTACTGGGTTGGTGAAGACGGACGCCAGAAATGGTATGAGGTTATTCTCGTTGACGGGCACCACCCGGCAATCATCAATGACCCTCATCTCGGATGGATGGCGGATTCTGTACACCGTGGCCGTGCCGAACGTGGTCTGACCAGCGCCGGTGTGAAGGGACGTGGTATGCGCAGACGCGGAAAAGGCACAGAGCACACCCGCCCAAGTATTCGTTCGAACGAAAACAAAGGGAAATAA